In a genomic window of Octadecabacter temperatus:
- a CDS encoding BolA family protein, translating to MPISAPEIETLLRDAFPDAQITVQGDDGAHFAAEVIDASFAGKNRVQQQRAVYAALKGKMDGSNGDLHALALTTKVPE from the coding sequence ATGCCCATCTCTGCCCCAGAAATCGAAACGCTCCTGCGCGATGCCTTCCCCGACGCACAAATCACAGTGCAAGGCGACGACGGCGCACATTTCGCAGCCGAAGTGATCGACGCCAGTTTCGCAGGCAAAAACCGCGTTCAACAACAACGCGCCGTTTACGCTGCGTTGAAAGGCAAAATGGACGGATCAAACGGAGACCTGCACGCACTTGCGCTGACTACCAAGGTCCCTGAGTAA
- the grxD gene encoding Grx4 family monothiol glutaredoxin — MTAETQIKDTVTANDVVLFMKGTKSMPQCGFSSRVAGVLNFMGVEFADVNVLADEDMRQGIKDYSDWPTIPQLYVKGEFVGGCDIITEMTLSGELDTLFTENGVTYDKEAADKIREANG; from the coding sequence ATGACCGCTGAAACACAAATCAAAGACACCGTCACCGCCAACGATGTTGTGCTCTTTATGAAAGGCACGAAATCCATGCCACAGTGTGGGTTTTCATCCCGCGTGGCTGGCGTTTTGAACTTCATGGGCGTTGAGTTCGCCGATGTGAACGTGCTGGCTGACGAAGACATGCGCCAAGGCATCAAGGATTACTCCGACTGGCCAACAATTCCGCAGCTTTACGTCAAAGGCGAATTCGTTGGCGGTTGCGACATCATTACCGAGATGACCCTGTCTGGCGAGCTGGACACATTGTTCACTGAGAACGGCGTGACATACGACAAAGAAGCCGCAGACAAGATCCGCGAAGCCAACGGTTAA
- a CDS encoding cell division protein ZapA, whose translation MPQVEITIGGRSFEVACQEGEEQFLMTAAAMLDVEASSLSTQVGRMPESRMLLMAGLLLADRTAGLEDKVRIAEGKLAQVQAQLETASSQGKVERVEVPVIPEGFADTMSEIAKRAEAIADDVESRAAG comes from the coding sequence ATGCCACAGGTTGAAATCACAATCGGAGGTCGCAGCTTTGAGGTCGCGTGCCAAGAGGGCGAAGAACAGTTCTTGATGACGGCCGCCGCGATGCTGGACGTCGAGGCATCGTCACTGTCGACCCAAGTTGGACGCATGCCGGAAAGTCGCATGTTGCTGATGGCAGGCCTGTTGTTGGCAGACCGCACGGCGGGGCTTGAGGACAAAGTACGGATTGCTGAAGGCAAGCTGGCGCAAGTTCAAGCGCAGCTTGAAACCGCAAGCTCACAGGGAAAAGTGGAACGCGTCGAGGTTCCGGTAATTCCCGAGGGTTTCGCTGATACAATGTCGGAAATTGCGAAACGCGCAGAAGCGATCGCGGATGACGTGGAAAGCCGCGCGGCGGGCTAA